A genomic window from Cucumis melo cultivar AY chromosome 8, USDA_Cmelo_AY_1.0, whole genome shotgun sequence includes:
- the LOC103484546 gene encoding sphingosine kinase 1: protein MDQSEDSDSILNHRVLLPDGTVTPMILTTDGWLQWSEKSQRRLSIDKEVLGFSMDGPKIRIKALVEDRGGLRCFGNSGALVRKEFVFQPLSEESRALWCLKLRECIDLLGRPKKLFVLVNPFGGKGAGSKIYRDEVKPILEDAEINVTLQETKYQRHAEEVAYSLDFTNYDGIVCVSGDGILVEVINGLLRRDDWVDAIKTPLGVVPAGTGNGMVKSLLHSIGDPCTARNATLAIVRGHKCSLDVATISQGEAKHFTVLMLAWGLVADIDIESEKYRWMGSARLDIYALQRIISLRHYRGGVSFVPAPGFEDYGEPTRYDYETASVVEVDKSDGVPISTQRHGYEGPNINLKDLEWRKFDGPFISVWLHNVPWGAENTLAAPDAKMSDGFLDLIIIRDCPKLSLLSLMTELNNGKHVKSPFVTYIKVKAFVLKPGTRVEEPSKEGIIDADGEILALGKGTLTTGQKTLMNYDELQISVHQGLATLFSPCRN from the exons ATGGATCAATCCGAAGACTCAGACTCCATTCTCAACCACCGTGTCCTACTCCCCGACGGAACCGTCACGCCGATGATTCTTACTACCGACGGTTGGCTTCAGTGGTCGGAGAAAAGTCAACGGCGTTTGTCCATTGATAAAGAGGTTCTTGGATTCTCTATGGATGGTCCGAAGATTAGGATCAAAGCTCTTGTGGAGGACCGTGGTGGATTGCGGTGTTTTGGAAACAGCGGAGCTTTGGTGAGGAAGGAGTTTGTATTTCAGCCTCTTTCCGAAGAGTCGCGGGCGCTTTGGTGTCTGAAGCTCCGTGAATGCATCGATTTGCTTG GTCGCCCAAAAAAGCTGTTTGTTCTCGTTAACCCATTTGGTGGGAAAGGAGCTGGTTCCAAAATTTATCGAGATGAAGTGAAGCCCATTCTTGAGGATGCCGAAATCAATGTCACACTGCAAG AGACTAAATATCAGCGCCacgcagaggaggtggcttatTCATTGGATTTTACTAATTACGATGGCATTGTTTGTGTTAGTGGTGATGGAATCTTGGTAGAG GTAATAAACGGATTGCTGAGGAGAGATGATTGGGTTGATGCAATTAAGACGCCTTTAGGAGTAGTACCTGCAG GCACCGGAAATGGAATGGTGAAATCACTTCTTCATTCAATCGGTGACCCTTGTACAGCACGCAATGCTACTCTTGCCATCGTTCGAG GCCATAAATGTTCATTGGATGTTGCCACCATTTCGCAAGGAGAGGCTAAACATTTTACCGTGTTGATGCTTGCTTGGG GATTGGTAGCAGATATTGACATTGAGTCGGAAAAATATAGGTGGATGGGAAGTGCTCGGTTAGATATTTAT GCTCTCCAACGAATTATAAGTTTGAGGCACTACAGAGGAGGTGTTTCTTTTGTGCCTGCACCTGGATTTGAAGATTATGGAGAGCCGACAAGGTATGATTATGAAACTGCTAGCGTAGTAGAGGTTGACAAAAGTGATGGTGTGCCCATTAGTACTCAACGGCATGGCTACGAAGGACCTAATATCAACTTGAAGGATTTAGAATGGAGAAAATTTGACGGACCTTTTATTTCAGTCTGGCTTCACAATGTACCTTGGGGAGCTGAAAACACCTTGGCAGCACCAGATGCTAAG ATGTCAGATGGCTTCTTGGACTTAATTATTATCAGAGACTGCCCAAAATTATCTTTGCTGTCGTTGATGACTGAGTTAAATAATGGAAAGCATGTGAAGTCTCCATTTGTTACATATATCAAG GTCAAAGCATTTGTTTTGAAACCTGGCACACGGGTAGAGGAGCCAAGCAAAGAAGGAATTATAGACGCAGATGGTGAGATCTTAGCTTTGGGGAAGGGAACTCTCACGACTGGTCAGAAAACTCTTATGAATTATGATGAACTTCAAATCAGCGTGCATCAAGGGCTAGCCACTCTATTTTCCCCCTGTAGGAATTGA
- the LOC103484547 gene encoding vacuolar protein sorting-associated protein 28 homolog 2, with protein sequence MEVKLWNDKREREMYDNFAELYAIIKATEKLEKAYIRDIISSSDYETECFKLIAHFKTLASTLKDTVPSIERFADTYKMDCPAAINRLVITGVPATVEHRAAAAASATTSAAIVAECVQNFITAMDSLKLNMVAVDQVHPLLSDLAASLNKLTILPPDFEGKTKMKEWLGRLSKMGAADELTEQQARQLHFDLESSYNSFMAALPTAGT encoded by the coding sequence ATGGAGGTCAAGCTTTGGAACGACAAGCGCGAAAGAGAAATGTACGACAATTTTGCAGAGCTCTACGCCATTATCAAGGCTACCGAAAAGCTCGAAAAGGCTTACATCCGTGACATTATTTCCTCCTCCGATTACGAGACCGAATGCTTCAAACTCATTGCACATTTCAAGACCCTCGCCTCGACGCTCAAGGACACAGTCCCGAGTATTGAACGATTTGCTGATACTTACAAAATGGACTGTCCGGCGGCGATCAACCGTCTCGTGATAACTGGGGTGCCTGCCACGGTGGAGCACAGGGCGGCCGCCGCTGCCTCCGCCACCACCTCCGCTGCTATTGTGGCGGAGTGTGTGCAGAACTTCATTACGGCTATGGATTCATTGAAATTGAACATGGTAGCGGTTGATCAGGTGCACCCCTTGCTCTCGGATCTTGCTGCCTCATTGAACAAATTGACCATTCTGCCCCCGGATTTTGAAGGGAAAACGAAGATGAAAGAGTGGCTTGGACGACTTTCGAAAATGGGTGCCGCGGATGAGTTAACAGAGCAGCAGGCTCGGCAGCTTCACTTCGATCTTGAATCTTCTTATAATTCATTCATGGCGGCTTTGCCTACTGCTGGTACTTGA
- the LOC103484548 gene encoding uncharacterized protein LOC103484548, with protein sequence MSISQDLYPSQDDLLYEEELLRNPFSLKLWWRYLIARAEAPFKKRFIIYERALKALPGSYKLWYAYLRERLDLVRNLPIIHSQYETLNNTFERALVTMHKMPRIWIMYLQTLTNQKLVTRTRRTFDRALCALPVTQHDRIWEPYLVFVSQKGIPIETSLRVYRRYLKYDPTHIEDLIEFLVNSNLWQEAAENLASVLNDDQFYSIKGKTKHRLWLELCDLLTRHATEVSGLNVDAIIRGGIRKFTDEVGRLWTSLAEYYIRRNLHEKARDIFEEGMTTVVTVRDFSVIFDSYSQFEESMLAHKMENMDLSDEEDEVQENGLEEEEEEEEDIRLDVDLSVSKFEKKILQGFWLYDDNDIDLRLARLDHLMDRRPELANSVLLRQNPHNVEQWHRRIKLFEGNPTRQILTYTEAVRTVDPMKAVGKPHTLWVAFAKLYEAHKDLPNARVIFDKAVQVNYKTVDNLASIWCEWAEMELRHKNFKGALELMRRATAEPSVEVKRKVAADGNEPVQMKVHKSLRLWTFYVDLEESLGTLESTRAVYERILDLRIATPQIIINYALLLEEHKYFEDAFKVYERGVKIFKYPHVKDIWVTYLSKFVKRYGKTKLERARELFEHAVETAPADSVRPLYLQYAKLEEDHGLAKRAMKVYDQATKAVPNNEKLSMYEIYIARAAEIFGVPKTREIYEQAIESGLPDQDVKTMCLKYAELEKSLGEIDRARGIYVFASQFADPRSDLNFWNKWHEFEVQHGNEDTFREMLRIKRSVSASYSQTHFILPEYLMQKDQTLNLDEAKDKLKQAGVTEDEMAALERQLAPAIEDTSKDNSRKVGFVSAGVESQADGGLKVTAHQEDIELPDESDSEEDENVQIAQKEVPSAVFGGLARKKEDSDEVDGEKDDDSHLGALERIKRQKKA encoded by the exons ATGTCGATTTCCCAAGATTTGTATCCATCACAGGATGACCTTCTCTACGAAGAAGAGCTCCTTCGAAATCCTTTTAGTTTGAAGTTGTGGTGGCGCTACCTCATAGCACGAGCAGAAGCACCATTCAAAAAGCGATTCATAATCTACGAGCGAGCTCTCAAGGCCCTCCCGGGTAGCTATAAGTTGTGGTATGCATATCTGCGCGAACGCCTCGATTTGGTACGAAATCTTCCCATTATTCATTCTCAATACGAAACTCTTAACAACACGTTTGAACGAGCGCTCGTGACTATGCATAAAATGCCAAGAATATGGATAATGTACCTACAGACTTTGACAAACCAGAAATTAGTGACACGAACGCGTCGGACATTTGACCGAGCCCTCTGTGCCCTTCCAGTGACACAACATGATCGCATTTGGGAGCCATATCTCGTTTTTGTTAGCCAAAAGGGTATTCCAATTGAGACATCGCTTAGAGTTTATCGAAGGTATTTAAAATATGATCCTACACATATTGAAGACTTGATCGAATTTTTGGTTAATTCAAATCTGTGGCAAGAAGCTGCAGAGAATTTGGCTTCCGTGTTGAACGACGATCAATTTTATTCTATAAAGGGGAAGACCAAGCATCGACTGTGGTTGGAGTTGTGTGACTTGCTTACTAGACATGCTACTGAAGTTTCAGGGTTGAATGTTGATGCCATAATAAGGGGTGGCATTAGGAAGTTCACAGATGAAGTAGGGCGCTTATGGACATCACTTGCAGAATATTACATCAGAAGGAATTTGCACGAGAAGGCAAGAGATATATTTGAAGAAGGGATGACTACTGTCGTAACCGTAAGAGATTTTAGTGTGATATTTGATTCGTACTCTCAATTCGAGGAGAGTATGCTAGCTCATAAAATGGAAAATATGGATTTGagtgatgaagaagatgaagtacAAGAGAATGGCCtcgaggaggaggaggaggaggaggaggacaTACGATTGGATGTTGATTTATCGGTATCTAAGTTTGAGAAGAAGATACTTCAAGGGTTTTGGCTGTATGATGATAATGATATTGATCTGAGACTAGCTAGGTTAGACCATCTAATGGACAGAAGGCCAGAATTAGCTAATAGCGTTCTTCTACGACAAAATCCTCACAATGTCGAACAATGGCATCGGAGGATTAAATTATTTGAGGGCAATCCCACAAGACAGATCTTGACTTATACTGAGGCTGTGAGAACAGTGGACCCTATGAAAGCAGTAGGTAAGCCTCACACCTTGTGGGTTGCTTTTGCCAAGTTGTATGAAGCCCACAAAGATCTTCCAAATGCAAGAGTTATTTTTGACAAAGCTGTACAAGTTAACTACAAGACTGTGGATAACTTGGCTAGCATTTGGTGTGAATGGGCGGAAATGGAATTGAGGCATAAAAATTTTAAAGGAGCTTTGGAGCTCATGCGTCGAGCTACAGCTGAGCCATCTGTTGAAGTCAAACGAAAAG TGGCTGCTGATGGGAATGAACCAGTACAGATGAAGGTCCACAAGTCCCTAAGACTTTGGACCTTTTATGTTGATCTGGAAGAAAGTCTTGGAACCTTGGAGTCTACCCGAGCAGTTTATGAGCGAATACTTGACTTAAGAATTGCTACCCCACAAATAATAATCAACTATGCTTTGCTTCTTGAG GAACATAAGTACTTTGAAGATGCATTCAAGGTATATGAAAGGGGCGTCAAGATTTTTAAATATCCTCATGTTAAAGATATATGGGTCACATATCTATCCAAATTTGTGAAAAGATATGGGAAGACAAAATTGGAGCGGGCAAGAGAACTATTTGAGCATGCAGTTGAAACA GCACCCGCTGATTCAGTTAGGCCTTTGTATCTTCAATATGCAAAGCTCGAGGAAGACCATGGTTTGGCAAAGCGAGCTATGAAGGTCTATGATCAGGCAACTAAAGCTGTTCCGAATAATGAGAAATTGAGCATGTATGAAATATACATTGCCCGTGCAGCTGAGATATTTGGTGTTCCTAAAACTAGAGAAATCTATGAACAAGCAATAGAATCTGGTCTTCCCGATCAAGATGTGAAGACTATGTGCTTGAAGTATGCAGAGCTGGAGAAGAGTTTGGGAGAAATTGATCGTGCTCGTGGAATATATGTATTTGCTTCACAGTTTGCAGACCCTAGATCAGATTTGAACTTTTGGAATAAGTGGCATGAGTTTGAGGTGCAACATGGAAATGAAGATACTTTTAGAGAGATGCTTCGTATCAAAAGGAGTGTTTCTGCTAGCTATAGCCAG ACACATTTTATTCTGCCCGAGTATCTAATGCAAAAGGATCAGACGCTGAACCTTGACGAGGCAAAAGATAAATTGAAGCAGGCTGGGGTTACAGAAGACGAGATGGCTGCTCTAGAGAGGCAGTTGGCCCCTGCAATTGAAGACACATCCAAAGATAACAGCCGCAAAGTTGGTTTTGTGAGTGCTGGAGTTGAATCACAAGCTGATGGAGGACTGAAGGTTACTGCTCATCAAGAAGACATTGAGTTACCAGATGAAAGTGACTCGGAAGAAGATGAGAACGTTCAAATTGCTCAAAAAGAAGTTCCATCTGCAGTTTTCGGAGGCCTTGCTCGAAAGAAAGAAGATTCGGACGAGGTTGACGGAGAAAAGGACGATGACAGCCACCTTGGTGCGCTTGAGAGAATAAAACGGCAAAAAAAAGCATAA
- the LOC103484549 gene encoding uncharacterized protein LOC103484549, translated as MFFLIFCKFPCLRAESSYSQIMKAIVISEPGEADVLELQEVDDPIIKDDEVLIKIVATALNQADTVQRKGSYPPPKGASPYLGLECSGIIEAVGINVSRWNIGDQVCAILAGGGYAEKVAAPAGQLLPIPLGVSLKDAASLPEVACTVWSTVFMTSRLSRGDTLLVHGGSSGIGTFAIQIAKYQGARVFITAGSEEKLAICKELGADVCINYKTEDFVARVKEETDGKGVDVILDSIGAPYFQRNLESLNFDGRLFSIGTTGGDVTQLDFRSLFAKRLTVQAAGLRNRSPENKAVIVSEVEKIVWPAIAAGKVKPVIFKYLPLSKAAEGHKLMESSKHNGKILLSP; from the exons ATGTTCTTTCTTATCTTTTGCAAATTTCCTTGTCTTCGAGCTGAGTCCAGCTACAGTCAAATAATGAAAGCCATTGTGATTAGTGAACCGGGGGAGGCGGACGTTCTTGAATTACAGGAGGTTGATGATCCAATAATCAAGGACGATGAAGTTCTGATCAAGATTGTAGCCACTGCCCTGAACCAGGCCGACACGGTTCAGAGGAAAGGCTCTTATCCCCCTCCCAAAGGCGCCAGTCCCTACCTCGGCCTCGAATGCTCTGGGATCATCGAAGCTGTTGGCATAAACGTCTCCCGCTGGAACATTGGCGATCAG GTATGTGCTATTCTTGCTGGAGGAGGATATGCTGAGAAAGTGGCTGCCCCAGCTGGACAACTACTTCCAATTCCACTCGGTGTTTCATTGAAGGATGCTGCTAGTCTTCCGGAGGTCGCTTGCACCGTTTGGTCAACTGTGTTTATGACGAGTCGATTATCGAGAGGAGACACATTGTTG GTTCATGGAGGCTCTAGTGGAATTGGTACTTTTGCCATTCAGATAGCTAAATACCAAGGAGCAAGAGTATTCATTACTGCAG GCAGTGAAGAGAAATTAGCTATCTGTAAAGAACTTGGAGCAGACGTGTGCATCAATTACAAAACTGAAGATTTTGTTGCAAGAGTGAAAGAAGAAACAGATGGAAAAG GCGTGGATGTTATTCTCGATAGTATTGGAGCCCCTTACTTTCAGCGAAATCTTGAAAGCTTAAACTTTGATGGTAGGCTTTTTAGTATTGGAACCACAGGGGGAGACGTAACACAGCTAGATTTTCGCAGTTTGTTTGCAAAACGCCTTACTGTGCAGG CTGCTGGCTTGCGAAACCGGTCTCCTGAAAACAAGGCAGTCATTGTAAGTGAAGTTGAGAAGATAGTTTGGCCGGCCATTGCAGCAGGCAAGGTGAAGCCTGTGATCTTCAAGTATCTACCTCTGTCAAAAGCAGCAGAAGGCCACAAGCTGATGGAGAGCAGCAAGCACAATGGAAAGATACTGCTGAGTCCATGA
- the LOC103484550 gene encoding internal alternative NAD(P)H-ubiquinone oxidoreductase A2, mitochondrial-like, which translates to MVLSRIARNGLRRSGSAFSKHSHQKDPYPQGASTYKSFNTTTTNGSVLNLPHIERVNHVSFWSRGISITPQRQFQSAERVVEESDLESDEPSFGPGLEATKPGEKPRVVVLGTGWAACRFLKGIDTKVYDVVCISPRNHMVFTPLLASTCVGTLEFRSVAEPVSRIQTALAKDPNSYFYLASCTGVDTDKHEVFCETVNYGELPHETYQFRVAYDKLVIAVGAEPLTFGVKGVKEHAFFLREVNHAQEIRKKLLLNLMLSENPGLSEEEKKRLLHCVVIGGGPTGVEFSGELSDFIIRDVQDRYAHIKDDIKVTLIEANEILSSFDFGLRTYAAKHLTKCGVRLMRGVVKEVLADKIVLSDGTEVPYGLLVWSTGVGPSEFVKSLHLPKAPGGRIGVDGWMRVPSVEDVFALGDCAGFLEQTGKPVLPALAQVAEREGKYLVELFNSIGKQNGGKALSAKDIPLGDPFVYKHLGSMASVGRYKALVDLRQSKDAKGISLAGFLSWLIWRSAYLTRVISWRNRFYVAVNWATTLVFGRDNSRIG; encoded by the exons ATGGTTTTATCAAGGATTGCCAGGAATGGACTCAGAAGATCAGGTAGCGCATTCAGTAAACATTCACACCAGAAGGATCCATATCCCCAAGGAGCATCAACATATAAAAGCTTCAACACTACCACTACAAATGGCTCTGTCTTGAACCTTCCTCATATTGAAAGAGTGAATCACGTGAGTTTCTGGAGCAGGGGAATAAGTATAACGCCACAGCGCCAATTCCAATCAGCTGAAAGAGTTGTAGAAGAGTCTGATTTAGAGAGTGAtgagccatcttttggacctgGACTTGAAGCAACCAAGCCAGGGGAAAAGCCAAGGGTGGTTGTCCTTGGCACTGGCTGGGCTGCATGTCGTTTCCTCAAGGGAATTGACACAAAGGTTTATGATGTTGTCTGCATATCACCTAGAAATCACATGGTATTTACTCCTCTTCTGGCTTCAACTTGTGTTGGAACCTTGGAATTTCGCTCTGTAGCTGAGCCTGTCAGTAGGATACAAACTGCGTTAGCAAAGGATCCCAATTCATACTTTTATCTGGCTTCTTGCACTGGTGTTGATACAGATaaacacgag GTGTTCTGTGAGACTGTTAACTATGGTGAACTCCCTCACGAGACTTACCAATTTAGAGTTGCTTATGACAAGCTTGTGATTGCTGTTGGAGCTGAGCCCTTGACTTTTGGTGTCAAGGGAGTCAAAGAACACGCCTTTTTCctccgtgaagtaaatcatgcTCAAGAAATTAGGAAAAAGCTTCTTTTAAATCTAATGCTCTCTGAAAATCCAG GTCTatcagaagaagaaaagaaacgCCTTCTCCACTGCGTGGTGATTGGAGGCGGACCGACAGGCGTTGAGTTTAGCGGCGAATTGAGCGATTTCATCATAAGGGATGTTCAAGATCGCTATGCTCACATTAAAGACGACATTAAAGTTACACTGATTGAG gcaaatgaGATTCTGTCCTCCTTTGACTTCGGGCTGCGGACCTATGCAGCAAAGCACTTGACCAAG TGTGGCGTTCGGCTGATGCGAGGTGTTGTGAAGGAAGTGCTTGCCGATAAGATAGTTCTGAGTGATGGTACTGAAGTTCCGTATGGCCTCTTGGTCTGGTCTACAGGCGTTGGCCCCTCTGAATTTGTGAAATCACTCCATCTTCCAAAGGCCCCTGGTGGAAG GATTGGTGTAGATGGATGGATGCGAGTTCCTTCTGTGGAAGATGTTTTTGCACTTGGGGATTGTGCCGGTTTTCTTGAACAAACAGGAAAACCAGTTCTTCCTGCTCTAGCTCAG GTTGCAGAGAGGGAAGGGAAGTATCTTGTAGAACTGTTCAATAGCATTGGAAAACAGAACGGAGGCAAGGCTTTGAGTGCAAAAGACATCCCTTTGGGTGACCCTTTTGTGTATAAACATCTAGGAAGCATGGCATCAGTTGGTCGCTACAAGGCTCTTGTCGATCTACGCCAGTCCaag GATGCAAAAGGCATATCACTAGCAGGGTTCTTGAGTTGGCTCATATGGCGATCTGCATATCTGACTCGTGTAATCAGCTGGAGAAACAGGTTTTATGTGGCTGTCAACTGGGCTACCACTCTTGTATTCGGCAGAGACAACTCCCGGATCGGTTAA